The following are encoded in a window of Acropora muricata isolate sample 2 chromosome 6, ASM3666990v1, whole genome shotgun sequence genomic DNA:
- the LOC136920681 gene encoding nitric oxide synthase-interacting protein-like: protein MTRHAKNCTAGTVYTYHERQKDTKKSGYGSKAVRLGKDSVKDFDCCSLTLQPCREPVITPDGFLYDREAILECLLHQKTESARKMKAFEKQKKKQEAEEIGKLEEKARSKVESFVNMEKRITTKPKNAFTVSNETSVEGDSADQVPSTSTGAANSDSKNKNLPSFWVPSLTPQAEPTLLKKPDTKTFCPMSGKPLRIKDLIPVKLTPIDDKDDRPMVAKSERYKCAVTHDALGNSVPCAVLKNTGRVVTMDCVEKLVKKDMLCPFTGAKLKDTDIIPLQRGGTGFAAAGVQLEAKKAGPVLQA from the exons ATGACTCGACACGCGAAAAATTGCACGGCAGGGACAGTTTACACTTATCACGAGCGACAGAAAGATACCAAAAAGTCTGGTTATGGCAGCAAAGCTGTGCGGTTAGGTAAAGATTCGGTGAAAGATTTCGACTGTTGTTCATTGACTCTTCAGCCTTGTCGTGAACCTGTTATTACTCCAGACGGGTTCTTGTACGACAGAGAGGCGATATTAGAATGCTTGCTACACCAGAAAACAGAATCTGCTAGGAaaatgaaagcttttgagaAGCAAAAGAAGAAGCAAGAAGCTGAAGAGATTGGAAAACTGGAGGAAAAGGCACGTTCCAAGGTAGAATCATTTGTGAATATGGAGAAACGAATCACCACGAAGCCGAAAAATGCGTTTACTGTGTCAAATGAAACGAGTGTGGAGGGAGATTCAGCCGACCAAGTGCCATCTACTTCGACTG GCGCAGCAAACTCAGACAGCAAGAATAAAAATCTTCCAAGTTTCTGGGTTCCCTCGTTGACGCCACAGGCTGAACCCACACTGCTGAAGAAACCTGACACCAAGACCTTCTGTCCAATGAGTGGTAAGCCGTTAAGAATCAAGGACCTGATACCTGTCAAACTAACTCCCATTGATGACAAAGACGATCGTCCAATGGTGGCAAAATCGGAGCGGTATAAGTGTGCGGTGACTCACGATGCCCTTGGGAATTCAGTACCTTGTGCGGTGCTGAAGAACACCGGTCGTGTAGTGACAATGGACTGCGTTGAGAAGCTAGTCAAGAAAGACATGCTTTGTCCATTCACTGGGGCAAAGTTAAAGGACACTGATATTATTCCATTGCAGCGAGGCGGAACTGGATTTGCCGCAGCAGGGGTGCAGTTAGAGGCAAAAAAGGCAGGGCCTGTACTTCAGGCTTAG
- the LOC136920682 gene encoding enoyl-CoA hydratase, mitochondrial-like: MASQRFLQIARGLSSLRSVQGCNGFNFTRAFSSASKSFEMIMTEKRGEKQNVGFIQLNRPKALNALCDQLMAELQDALDEFETDSNIGSIVITGSERAFAAGADIKEMQNLTYQKCLLGDFLAHWTRVTRCKKPVIAAVNGFALGGGCELAMMCDIIYAGNKAKFGQPEILLGTIPGAGGTQRLPRAVGKSLAMEMILTGDPISAEEAKNSGLVSKVFPAEELVNEAVKTAEKIAGLSKIAVQLAKEAVNTGYETSLSEGLHFEKRMFHSTFSTDDRKEGMTAFVEKRKAEFTDN, from the exons ATGGCCTCGCAAAGATTTCTTCAGATTGCACGTGGACTAAGCAGCCTTCGATCTGTGCAAGGGTGCAATGGATTTAATTTTACTCGAGCCTTTTCCTCAG CTTCTAAAAGCTTTGAGATGATCATGACAGAGAAGAGAGGAGAAAAGCAGAATGTAGGCTTCATTCAGCTAAACAGACCAAAAGCATTGAATGCTCTGTGTGATCAGCTTATGGCTGAATTACAAGATGCTCTGGATGAGTTTGAAACTGACAGCAATATTGGTTCCATTGTTATCACAGGCAGCGAGAGAGCTTTTGCGG CTGGAGCTGACATCAAAGAAATGCAGAATTTAACATACCAGAAATGCCTGCTGGGTGACTTTCTTGCACATTGGACTCGGGTTACTCGCTGCAAAAAGCCTGTCATTGCTGCAGTCAATGGATTTGCT CTTGGAGGTGGCTGTGAGCTGGCTATGATGTGTGACATAATTTATGCAGGCAACAAAGCCAAGTTTGGTCAACCAGAGATCCTTCTTGGGACAATTCCTG GTGCTGGGGGAACCCAACGCCTTCCACGTGCTGTGGGAAAATCTCTTGCCATGGAAATGATCTTGACTGGAGATCCTATATCAGcagaagaagcaaaaaattcTG GCTTGGTCAGTAAAGTGTTTCCTGCAGAGGAACTAGTAAATGAAGCAGTGAAGACTGCGGAAAAGATAGCCGGATTATCAAAAATCGCTGTGCAGCTTGCTAAAGAAGCTGTTAACACAG GCTATGAAACCTCTCTATCTGAAGGTTTGCACTTCGAGAAAAGAATGTTTCACTCAACATTCTCAACA GACGATCGCAAAGAGGGTATGACAGCGTTTGTGGAGAAACGAAAAGCTGAATTTACCGACAACTAA